Proteins co-encoded in one Xiphophorus couchianus chromosome 3, X_couchianus-1.0, whole genome shotgun sequence genomic window:
- the LOC114139064 gene encoding uncharacterized protein K02A2.6-like, with the protein MNQFQVTPPEKFTFRAEDWTKWIKRFERFRIASGLETQADENQVNTLIYTMGDEAEDILVSLHLTPQEASEYETVKGRLDAHFVARRNIIFERAKFNQRQQETGESIDGFHTALHCLAEYCGYGTLHDEMVRDRFVVGLRDKRLSEQLQMDAELTLEKALNRARQSELVKKQQEMLHANFKSDIAGAQLDRVHASGSARSGQPKAPHKYAVTKATQDKKAQCRRCGDTKGHSMQQCPAREAACNYCGKKGHFARVCRNKKICQVNAGFATESTHTDNDVAFLGSLSTDVKDNPWMTDILVDKHKTVFKIDTGADVTAVPETLYSQCQFGKLEKPKKILQGPGGTGLKVKGMFTATLSNNSVSTAEDIYVVKDLCTSLLSGRAAMALKLVARVNQIGLDSIDAVKQEFPKLFTGLGLMEGEYNIVLSPDAQPFSLSTPRRISLPLLPKVKEELNRMQQEGVITKVEEPTDWCAPMVVVPKSSGKVRICIDLTELNKYVMREKHPLPSVEHTLGQLAGAKVFSKLDANAGFWQIPLSRKSSLLTTFITPFGRYCYNRLCFGISSAPEHFQKRMTRILEGLDGVLCQMDDVLIWGTTQQEHDERLRTALFRLQEAKVTLNDKCEFSKRRIKFLGQVIDASGVSPDPDKVSAIRAMEEARNIGEVRRFLGMVNHLGKFLPHLAEKTRPLRDLLKKSNMWSWGPPQQQAFDAIKTDLTTPPGLALYDPNAETCVSADASSYGLGAVLLQKHADTGWRPVAYASRSLSDTEQRYAQIEKEALASTWACERFAEFLTGKRFHIETDHKPLVPLLGSKSLNELPPRIQRLRMRLMRFSYSISHVAGKNIATADVLSRAPIPNDLGGLQEEEINLYVDSVVACLPATEPRLREIQRHQDSDSILKRLKKFCVEGWPDKFSIEKGFQPYLPFSGELTVQNGLLLYGSRIVIPASLRKDILSKLHEGHLGITKCRERAKHSVWWPGLSSELIKLLETCDTCCRERTKHKEPLLPTEFPQRPWVMVGADLFQLKDKQYLMIVDYFSRFFEVAKLTTTTSEGVIEHCKSIFARHGIPERLRSDNGPQFASDSFRRFAQEWGFSHETSSPNFPQSNGEAERAVRTTKNLLKKAGDPYLALMAYRSAPLANGFSPTELLMGRRIRTTVPVTQSQLTPKIIDMEKLRTAETDYRQKQRQNYNRRHRARNMSLLHPGEKVWVTDLKTRGTVVSGAGSPRSYIIETPRGMLRRNSYHLSHTPGATETSVVPPETSAVPHETLPEGNLHNSPHIPVPDEDQQEVSHQTPPPESRVSLRSRRPPAYLDDYICS; encoded by the coding sequence ATGAACCAGTTTCAAGTCACCCCGCCAGAAAAGTTCACGTTCAGAGCTGAAGACTGGACGAAATGGATAAAGCGTTTCGAGAGGTTTCGTATCGCGTCTGGTTTGGAGACACAAGCGGACGAAAACCAAGTAAATACGCTGATATACACCATGGGGGACGAGGCGGAAGATATACTGGTTTCCCTGCATCTAACTCCGCAAGAAGCGAGTGAGTACGAGACTGTTAAGGGACGGCTGGATGCTCACTTCGTAGCCCGCCGGAATATTATATTTGAGCGGGCGAAATTCAATCAGCGCCAACAGGAGACGGGTGAGTCCATTGACGGCTTTCACACCGCGTTACACTGTTTGGCTGAATACTGTGGATACGGGACTTTGCATGATGAGATGGTGCGGGACAGATTCGTCGTGGGTCTGAGAGATAAAAGACTATCAGAACAGCTACAAATGGACGCTGAACTGACGCTAGAGAAGGCGCTAAACAGAGCCCGTCAGAGCGAGCTAGTAAAAAAGCAACAGGAAATGCTTCATGCTAACTTCAAGTCAGACATTGCTGGCGCGCAGTTGGACCGCGTTCACGCGAGTGGGAGCGCGCGCTCCGGGCAACCGAAGGCGCCACACAAATATGCCGTCACAAAAGCTACACAAGATAAAAAGGCACAGTGCAGAAGATGCGGGGACACGAAAGGACACAGTATGCAGCAATGCCCTGCTAGAGAAGCAGCCTGCAATTATTGTGGGAAAAAGGGACATTTTGCTAGggtctgcagaaataaaaaaatatgtcaagtGAATGCTGGGTTTGCAACAGAAAGCACACATACAGACAATGATGTTGCTTTTCTGGGATCGCTTTCTACAGACGTTAAAGACAATCCATGGATGACTGACATACTGGTGGACAAGCATAAGACTGTATTTAAAATAGACACGGGAGCTGATGTCACTGCTGTCCCAGAAACACTGTATTCACAGTGCCAATTTGGCAAATTAGAGAAACCAAAGAAAATCCTGCAGGGACCAGGAGGCACCGGATTAAAAGTGAAAGGCATGTTTACAGCAACACTCAGCAACAACAGTGTTAGTACTGCGGAGGACATCTATGTTGTGAAGGATTTATGCACATCATTGCTGAGTGGGCGTGCCGCAATGGCATTAAAATTGGTTGCCAGGGTAAACCAAATAGGTTTGGACTCGATTGATGCTGTGAAACAGGAGTTTCCTAAACTTTTCACAGGACTAGGACTGATGGAGGGCGAGTATAACATTGTTCTGTCACCAGATGCGCAGCCTTTCTCCCTCTCAACGCCGAGGCGGATATCCCTTCCCCTACTGCCTAAGGTTAAAGAGGAGCTCAACCGTATGCAGCAGGAAGGGGTCATCACCAAAGTGGAGGAGCCAACAGACTGGTGTGCACCTATGGTGGTGGTTCCCAAGAGCTCGGGCAAGGTGAGGATATGCATTGATCTCACAGAACTGAATAAATATGTCATGAGAGAAAAACATCCACTCCCATCAGTAGAGCACACGCTCGGACAGCTAGCAGGAGCAAAAGTGTTCTCCAAATTGGATGCCAATGCTGGATTCTGGCAGATTCCACTGTCAAGGAAGTCTTCCCTGCTCACCACCTTCATTACACCTTTTGGGCGCTATTGCTACAATCGGCTCTGCTTTGGGATTTCATCAGCACCAGAGCACTTCCAGAAACGCATGACACGGATTCTGGAGGGCCTGGATGGAGTCCTTTGTCAGATGGATGATGTCCTCATCTGGGGGACGACGCAGCAGGAGCACGATGAAAGACTGAGGACGGCACTGTTTCGACTCCAGGAGGCGAAAGTTACGCTAAATGACAAATGTGAGTTTTCTAAACGCAGAATAAAGTTCTTGGGACAAGTCATTGATGCATCAGGAGTCAGTCCAGACCCGGATAAAGTGAGTGCTATACGAGCCATGGAGGAGGCCAGAAATATAGGTGAGGTGAGACGCTTCCTGGGTATGGTGAACCATCTTGGGAAGTTCCTCCCCCACCTGGCAGAGAAAACCCGACCCTTGAGAGATCTTCTGAAGAAGTCAAATATGTGGTCATGGGGTCCACCACAGCAACAAGCGTTTGACGCTATTAAAACAGATCTGACAACACCTCCAGGACTAGCATTGTATGACCCGAATGCAGAAACATGTGTGTCAGCAGATGCATCATCGTATGGACTCGGTGCAGTTCTTCTCCAGAAACACGCTGATACAGGATGGAGGCCAGTGGCGTATGCATCACGGTCTCTCAGCGACACAGAGCAGAGGTATGCTCAGATTGAGAAAGAGGCTCTCGCTTCAACATGGGCCTGTGAGAGGTTCGCAGAGTTTCTGACCGGGAAGAGGTTCCACATTGAAACCGATCATAAGCCATTAGTTCCGCTGCTGGGGTCGAAGAGTCTAAACGAACTTCCTCCTCGCATACAGCGACTGCGAATGCGACTAATGAGATTTTCTTACAGTATTTCCCATGTGGCTGGCAAAAATATTGCTACAGCTGATGTCTTGTCCAGAGCTCCAATCCCCAACGATTTGGGAGGACTGCAAGAAGAGGAGATCAACTTGTATGTTGACTCAGTCGTTGCATGTTTACCTGCCACGGAACCACGACTGAGGGAAATCCAAAGACATCAGGACAGCGACAGCATACTCAAACGACTGAAAAAATTTTGTGTGGAAGGATGGCCAGATAAATTCTCTATTGAGAAAGGTTTCCAGCCTTATTTGCCATTTTCAGGGGAACTCACTGTTCAAAATGGCCTGCTTCTTTATGGTAGCAGAATAGTGATTCCAGCTTCTCTCAGAAAGGACATTCTGTCAAAGCTACATGAGGGTCACTTGGGGATAACTAAATGTAGAGAAAGGGCCAAACATTCAGTGTGGTGGCCAGGTCTCAGCAGCGAGCTGATTAAGCTGTTGGAGACCTGTGACACGTGTTGTAGGGAGAGAACTAAACACAAAGAGCCACTACTGCCCACTGAATTCCCACAAAGACCATGGGTCATGGTGGGAGCTGATCTTTTCCAGTTAAAGGACAAACAATATTTGATGATCGTGGATTATTTCTCCAGATTTTTTGAAGTTGCAAAGCTTACTACCACAACATCTGAGGGAGTTATCGAACACTGTAAGTCCATCTTTGCACGCCATGGCATACCAGAGCGTCTCCGTTCTGATAATGGGCCACAGTTTGCTTCGGACTCCTTCAGAAGATTTGCACAGGAATGGGGTTTCAGTCATGAAACATCCAGCCCAAATTTTCCTCAGAGCAACGGGGAGGCTGAGAGAGCAGTCAGAACTACCAAGAATCTCCTTAAAAAGGCGGGGGATCCGTATCTTGCTCTTATGGCCTACCGTTCCGCTCCATTAGCAAATGGATTCAGTCCAACTGAGCTTCTCATGGGAAGGAGGATAAGGACAACTGTTCCTGTTACTCAGTCTCAGCTAACGCCAAAGATTATTGATATGGAAAAGCTGAGGACTGCAGAAACCGAttatagacaaaaacaaagacaaaactacAACCGGAGGCACCGGGCCCGCAACATGTCACTCCTACATCCAGGTGAGAAGGTGTGGGTGACAGATCTGAAGACCAGAGGAACAGTAGTGTCTGGAGCAGGGTCACCTCGATCCTACATCATCGAGACACCCAGAGGCATGCTGAGAAGGAATAGCTACCACCTTTCACACACTCCTGGAGCAACTGAAACATCTGTTGTTCCACCTGAAACTTCTGCTGTTCCACACGAGACATTACCTGAAGGAAATCTTCACAATTCTCCACACATACCTGTTCCAGATGAAGACCAGCAGGAGGTTAGCCATCAGACTCCACCACCTGAGAGTCgggtttcactgagaagtaggaGACCTCCAGCCTATCTGGATGATTATATTTGTTCATAG